A region of the Candidatus Eisenbacteria bacterium genome:
CGCGTCAGCGTCACCTGATGCTGCGTCTCGTCCGAATCCCGGCCCGGCTCCGAAGACGGACTCCCCATTGTGAACGTCGCAGGAGGAAATGCGTTGAGGAGAACGAATTCCTCGGGCACCCAACCGGGACACGGTTCCCCCGACGAGGAAATCGTCGCCCACGCGCCCGAAGAAGCCGCCGACTCCTCGCCGTCCCGGTCGGTCGCGCGGATGAGGTAGTCGTACTGATGTCCGCGTTTGACACGAACATCGACGAAGGAGGTCGTGCCTCCGCCGAGCGAGACCAGCTGGCGGAACGCCCCACCGGCGGTCGTGTCCCGGCGATACAACTGGTATCCCGCGACGTGCCCGCCGGGGACTCCGTTCCACGAGAGCGTGATTCGGCAATCCCCGGCCGAGGCGGTGAGGGCCAAATCGTGCACGCCCCCCGGACCCTCCGGATCGAGCGGGTTGTCCCTTCCCTTCTTCTCGCAGGAGAGAAGGCCGACCGCGAAGACCGCGAGGAGCGCGGCGGCGAGGAAGAACCCGCTCCTTCGAACGAACCCCGCGGTTCTCTTGGCTTCACTCCGCGCGCGCATGACGCTCGCCTCCGAACGGGAACCGCATCCCCACGCGGAGCGTCCCGTCCGCATCCCGCTCGAACACACTGCTCAGCCCCTGTTCCCTCTTGAGATCGCTCAGGATCTCGTCCACGCTCGGGACCCCGCGAAGGATCTGGTAGAGTGTGAACGCGGCGAAGACACCCCCCGCGGCGTACCCCGCTTGGCTCAGCTTCTGCTTGCTCTCGTAGTCGGAGTACTCGGCGTCGATGTCGTCCGGACTCACCGCCTTCAAGTACGCGTCGTAGCTCTCGTCCGCCTGCGACTGCATCACAACCCCGGCCGCGATCCCGCCCGCGGCGCCGAGAACTCCGAGCGTGGTCCAGACCTTCTTCCCTCTCGACTTCGACGAGCGGATCGACTCGGCCCTCTCGCGAAGCTCCCGCTCGATGCGCGCCGCCGCGTGCTCCGGCGTCTCCCGCATCTCGATCGTGAGATCCGCGCGGCCGCGGTCGGCGACGAACACGGTCTCCGCGTCCGCCTCATATCCGTCGAGGAGAGCGCGCACCACGTACTTCCCCTCCGGGACGGTCCGCGAGACCGGAGAGGAGAAGGTCTCCGTCCCGATCCGCACGGAGGCCTCCGGCGGAACCGTCTTCACGTTCAGGAGCCCTTCCGCCCGCTCGAGACGGATGCTCCCGACCCGCGCGGGAGTCTCCCCTCGGGTCACCGTGACC
Encoded here:
- a CDS encoding fibronectin type III domain-containing protein, whose translation is MRARSEAKRTAGFVRRSGFFLAAALLAVFAVGLLSCEKKGRDNPLDPEGPGGVHDLALTASAGDCRITLSWNGVPGGHVAGYQLYRRDTTAGGAFRQLVSLGGGTTSFVDVRVKRGHQYDYLIRATDRDGEESAASSGAWATISSSGEPCPGWVPEEFVLLNAFPPATFTMGSPSSEPGRDSDETQHQVTLTR
- a CDS encoding PEGA domain-containing protein, which gives rise to MIRAWVLGLAVGLAAAGPVFAERSARETLGAAIGAYESADFGRAIDLFKEAAAEGSDLEPSDRALAFMYLASIYSARGITREAGSYFESCVEADPNFVPDEEIFRPDWILAFEEARDRKTGILDVTTEPPGAAVVFRGKKIGVTPFRARALEGSGTLRLELAGYRAAEKSVTVTRGETPARVGSIRLERAEGLLNVKTVPPEASVRIGTETFSSPVSRTVPEGKYVVRALLDGYEADAETVFVADRGRADLTIEMRETPEHAAARIERELRERAESIRSSKSRGKKVWTTLGVLGAAGGIAAGVVMQSQADESYDAYLKAVSPDDIDAEYSDYESKQKLSQAGYAAGGVFAAFTLYQILRGVPSVDEILSDLKREQGLSSVFERDADGTLRVGMRFPFGGERHARAE